The following are encoded in a window of Geobacter metallireducens GS-15 genomic DNA:
- the bioF gene encoding 8-amino-7-oxononanoate synthase gives MKGEPVSKSFAEELEMLKAQGLHRRMRRIAGSQGSRAVVDGKEALLLCSNNYLGLADHPRLAEAAIRAVERYGTSSGASRLVSGTMELHALLEERIARFKGTGAALVFNSGYAANSGIIPALVGKGDVVFSDRLNHASIVDGCLLSRATMVRYPHNDTAALRRLMERHETAGRRLLVTDGVFSMDGDMAPLRELAALKREFGALLMVDDAHGTGVLGATGRGSAELQGVMAEIDIHMGTLGKALGSFGAYAAASEDVIDYLANKARSFIFSTSLPPAVLAASLAAVDLVDSPDGAALRERLARNTAFFREGLCAAGFDTMGSETQIVPLFVGGAEETMAFTARLLEAGVFAQGIRPPTVPAGTCRLRCTLMATHAEEDLARAVALMAAIGKGMGVI, from the coding sequence ATGAAAGGAGAACCCGTGTCGAAAAGCTTTGCCGAAGAACTGGAGATGCTGAAGGCCCAGGGGCTTCACCGGAGGATGCGCCGCATCGCCGGAAGCCAGGGGAGCAGGGCCGTTGTGGACGGGAAGGAGGCTCTCCTCCTCTGCTCCAACAACTACCTGGGGCTGGCCGACCATCCCCGCCTGGCGGAGGCGGCCATCCGGGCCGTGGAGCGCTACGGCACCTCCAGCGGCGCATCGCGTCTCGTCTCCGGCACCATGGAACTCCACGCCCTCCTCGAAGAGCGGATCGCCCGCTTCAAGGGGACCGGCGCGGCCCTGGTCTTCAACTCGGGCTATGCCGCCAACAGCGGCATCATCCCGGCCCTGGTGGGGAAGGGGGACGTGGTCTTCTCCGACCGGCTCAACCACGCGAGCATCGTGGATGGCTGCCTCCTCTCCCGGGCCACCATGGTCCGCTATCCCCATAACGACACGGCTGCCCTGCGGCGGCTTATGGAGCGGCACGAAACCGCGGGCCGGCGGCTCCTCGTCACCGACGGGGTCTTCAGCATGGACGGTGACATGGCGCCGCTGCGGGAGCTGGCGGCCCTCAAGCGGGAATTCGGCGCCCTCCTCATGGTGGACGATGCCCACGGCACCGGCGTTCTGGGCGCGACCGGCCGGGGGAGCGCCGAGCTTCAGGGGGTGATGGCGGAGATCGACATCCACATGGGAACCCTCGGCAAGGCCCTCGGCAGTTTCGGCGCCTACGCCGCGGCTTCGGAGGACGTGATCGATTACCTGGCGAACAAGGCCCGCAGTTTCATCTTTTCCACGTCGCTCCCACCGGCGGTCCTGGCCGCATCCCTTGCCGCCGTCGATCTGGTCGACTCCCCCGATGGCGCGGCGCTCCGGGAGCGGCTTGCCCGCAACACCGCTTTTTTCAGAGAGGGCTTGTGCGCCGCCGGTTTCGACACCATGGGGAGCGAGACCCAGATCGTTCCCCTCTTCGTGGGGGGAGCCGAAGAGACCATGGCCTTCACGGCCCGGTTGCTGGAGGCAGGGGTCTTTGCCCAGGGGATACGCCCTCCCACGGTCCCGGCCGGGACCTGCCGGCTCCGTTGCACTCTCATGGCGACCCATGCAGAGGAGGACCTGGCTCGGGCAGTGGCGCTCATGGCGGCAATTGGCAAAGGGATGGGGGTAATCTGA
- a CDS encoding alpha/beta fold hydrolase produces MPFVETAQKVTIHYEDEGSGFPLVFVHGWAMSGKVWAFQKPLADHFRLITLDLRGHGKSSAAPGYAFSDFAADLAALFDRLGLERAALVGWSLGAQVALEAVPLLEDRVAALVLVAGTPKFTTADGWPHGLPPHEARGLGLRLKRAYDATLGDFFRQMFAEGELSHDQYQRIVREIVIPRHLPDPGAVQACLVTLAGGDHRNLLPAIAAPTLVIHGDRDAICSPSAGRYLAEGIPGARFLSLEGTGHAPFLSQPERFNQELSRFLTEVIDRD; encoded by the coding sequence ATGCCCTTTGTGGAAACCGCTCAGAAGGTAACGATCCACTATGAGGACGAAGGTTCGGGCTTTCCCCTTGTCTTCGTCCATGGCTGGGCCATGTCCGGGAAGGTCTGGGCCTTCCAGAAGCCCCTGGCTGACCATTTTCGCCTCATTACGTTGGACCTTCGGGGGCACGGAAAATCGTCCGCTGCTCCCGGTTACGCCTTTTCCGACTTCGCCGCCGACCTGGCAGCCCTCTTCGACCGGTTGGGACTCGAGCGCGCTGCACTTGTCGGCTGGTCCCTGGGGGCCCAGGTGGCCCTGGAGGCCGTTCCGCTCCTGGAGGACCGCGTTGCTGCCCTGGTGCTCGTGGCCGGCACCCCCAAGTTCACCACCGCAGACGGCTGGCCCCACGGCCTCCCGCCACATGAGGCACGAGGGCTCGGCCTGCGGCTGAAGCGGGCCTATGACGCCACCCTGGGGGACTTTTTCCGGCAGATGTTCGCGGAGGGGGAGCTGTCCCACGATCAGTATCAGCGCATCGTCCGGGAGATCGTGATTCCCCGGCACCTCCCCGATCCCGGCGCGGTGCAGGCATGCCTCGTCACCCTCGCCGGCGGCGACCACCGCAATCTCCTGCCCGCTATCGCCGCGCCGACCCTCGTCATCCACGGCGACCGGGATGCCATCTGTTCCCCCAGTGCTGGCCGGTACCTGGCCGAGGGGATTCCCGGCGCCCGCTTCCTCTCCCTGGAGGGGACAGGGCATGCCCCGTTCCTCTCGCAGCCAGAGCGGTTCAACCAGGAGCTGAGCCGCTTCCTTACGGAGGTGATCGACCGTGATTGA
- a CDS encoding ABC transporter ATP-binding protein has product MTTPLIALENISKTFIVRPSPFTPSKVLRAVDGVSLRIGEGETLGLAGESGCGKSTVGKLLMGLLEADGGAIRFRGADMAGATADERAAFRKDVQMIFQDPFSSLNPRMRVGDIIGEPLAIHGLVPKERRRERVMELMEMVGLTAEQINRYPHEFSGGQRQRIGIARALAVSPRLIVADEPVSALDLSIQAQIINLLDELKRTLGLSYLFIAHDLSVVRHLSDRVAVMYLGRIVETGPRDAIFARFQHPYTEALLSAVPRITPSEGKKRIILKGDPPTPLNPPTGCPFHPRCPYAEPVCATSSPPLEEKRAGHLAACHFSHKLFC; this is encoded by the coding sequence ATGACGACACCTCTCATCGCACTGGAAAACATCTCCAAGACCTTTATCGTAAGACCGAGCCCCTTCACACCCAGCAAGGTGCTGCGGGCCGTTGACGGCGTGTCGCTCCGGATAGGAGAGGGGGAAACCCTGGGGCTTGCCGGCGAATCCGGCTGCGGCAAGTCCACCGTGGGCAAGCTCCTCATGGGTCTTCTTGAGGCCGACGGCGGCGCAATCCGGTTCCGGGGCGCGGATATGGCCGGGGCAACGGCCGATGAACGGGCCGCCTTCCGCAAGGACGTGCAGATGATCTTCCAGGACCCCTTCTCGTCTCTCAACCCACGGATGCGGGTCGGGGACATCATCGGGGAGCCCCTGGCCATCCACGGCCTCGTCCCGAAGGAGAGGCGCCGGGAGCGGGTCATGGAGCTCATGGAAATGGTAGGACTCACGGCGGAGCAGATCAACCGCTACCCCCACGAGTTTTCCGGTGGGCAGCGGCAACGGATCGGCATTGCCCGGGCACTGGCGGTCTCTCCAAGGTTGATTGTCGCCGATGAGCCGGTGTCGGCCCTCGACCTCTCCATCCAGGCCCAGATCATCAACCTGCTGGACGAACTGAAGCGAACCCTGGGGCTCTCCTACCTCTTCATCGCCCATGATCTCTCCGTAGTCCGACACCTGAGCGATCGGGTCGCGGTCATGTATCTGGGAAGGATTGTCGAGACCGGCCCCCGGGACGCAATCTTTGCCCGCTTCCAGCACCCTTACACCGAGGCGCTCCTGTCGGCGGTTCCCCGGATCACCCCTTCCGAGGGGAAGAAACGGATCATCCTCAAGGGGGACCCCCCCACCCCCCTCAACCCGCCGACGGGATGTCCCTTCCACCCCCGCTGCCCCTATGCGGAACCGGTCTGCGCCACCTCCTCCCCTCCCCTCGAAGAGAAGCGCGCAGGCCATCTGGCAGCCTGCCATTTCAGTCATAAACTGTTTTGCTGA
- a CDS encoding HD domain-containing phosphohydrolase — protein sequence MNSLKVKILGTITLIVCLLVSVVSILEYQHQKRLITQISAQNAVLLTTTLQSTIENVMMSGRTDEVQRILGRLKEKDKIENLRIFDEAGRILNSAIKPEIGLQVGPADLAMYKEGKRIALVNVGNEDSDKIFKSIAPIYNKPACHACHDAGTTLLGALEVELSIRYLESYLDQDKFFMSVSMLTMVVLILATIFIFLHAYVNRPLKAIISSMQGIERGDFDVKTDIASSTEMKALSDNFNMMVSKLRYFVDTTIGHERELARAQSKLAHHHEMHLMNQKLEDQLREIENLNVGMEERIEEIEEANYRIADLASELEDKNVNLERAVARLSTLYKVGLAVNSTMESKKIFDLIVRTAVETLNAEIGYIILYNQQGRNLLVTTLLGHEVTPEASTILQMKPSSVSTWVVENRTPLLIPDINEFPQFDRFSALGYERKNLICAPLMIKDEIIGTITAVNKRDSSTYNAEELELLVTIAAQASIAIKNAQLYDEQQATYLHTIQALVSAIEASDSYTRGHSERVTRYSLELARKLTLPPERLKIIERAAILHDIGKIGIDLNLLHKEGKLSPEEIHDLQQHPVIGMRILEPIDFLQDVRICIGQHHERYDGRGYPNRIPAGELLLESRILAIADAFDAMTSDRPYRKALPVEAAAKELIDHAGAQFDPELVPHFIELIESGTFGFSCDKSDMEETPMRERRKVVPLSDYGIRIG from the coding sequence ATGAATTCACTGAAAGTCAAAATACTCGGGACGATAACCCTTATTGTGTGCTTACTCGTCTCCGTAGTCAGCATCCTGGAATACCAGCACCAGAAACGGCTAATAACGCAGATATCCGCCCAAAACGCCGTCCTTCTTACCACGACGCTTCAAAGCACCATTGAGAACGTGATGATGAGTGGCCGGACCGACGAGGTGCAACGCATCCTCGGCCGGCTAAAGGAAAAGGACAAGATCGAGAACCTGCGGATTTTTGACGAAGCGGGACGTATCCTCAACTCCGCCATCAAGCCGGAAATCGGCCTTCAGGTCGGTCCCGCCGACCTTGCGATGTACAAGGAGGGAAAACGAATCGCTCTCGTTAATGTCGGCAACGAAGACAGCGACAAGATTTTCAAGAGCATTGCCCCCATATATAACAAACCGGCGTGCCACGCCTGCCACGATGCCGGCACCACGCTCCTCGGCGCCCTTGAGGTTGAGCTCTCCATAAGGTACCTTGAGTCGTATCTGGACCAGGACAAGTTCTTCATGTCGGTCTCGATGCTCACCATGGTCGTCCTCATCCTCGCCACCATTTTCATTTTCCTCCACGCCTACGTGAACCGTCCGCTCAAGGCCATTATCTCGTCCATGCAAGGGATAGAGCGGGGCGATTTCGACGTCAAGACCGATATTGCCAGCAGCACCGAGATGAAAGCCCTCTCCGACAACTTCAACATGATGGTGAGCAAACTCCGCTACTTCGTAGACACCACCATCGGCCACGAACGGGAACTGGCACGGGCCCAGTCAAAACTTGCCCATCACCACGAGATGCACCTCATGAACCAGAAGCTGGAGGATCAGCTCCGGGAGATCGAAAACCTCAACGTCGGCATGGAGGAGCGGATCGAGGAGATCGAGGAGGCCAACTACCGCATCGCCGACCTCGCCAGCGAACTCGAAGACAAGAACGTCAACCTGGAGCGGGCCGTGGCCCGCCTCTCGACCCTGTACAAGGTTGGCCTTGCCGTCAACTCCACCATGGAGAGTAAAAAGATCTTCGACCTCATCGTCCGCACTGCCGTTGAGACACTCAATGCTGAGATCGGTTATATCATTCTCTACAACCAGCAGGGACGGAACCTGCTAGTCACCACGCTCCTGGGGCACGAAGTGACGCCGGAAGCCTCTACCATCCTGCAGATGAAGCCGTCGAGCGTCTCGACCTGGGTCGTTGAAAACCGAACTCCGCTCCTCATTCCCGACATCAACGAGTTTCCCCAGTTCGACCGCTTCAGCGCCCTGGGCTATGAGCGCAAAAACCTCATCTGCGCGCCGCTTATGATCAAGGACGAGATCATCGGCACCATCACCGCCGTCAACAAGCGGGACAGTTCCACCTACAACGCGGAAGAACTGGAGCTTCTCGTCACCATCGCCGCCCAGGCGAGCATCGCCATCAAGAACGCCCAGCTCTACGACGAGCAGCAGGCCACCTATCTCCATACGATCCAGGCACTGGTCTCCGCCATCGAGGCCAGCGACAGCTACACCCGTGGCCATTCAGAGCGGGTGACCCGCTACTCTTTGGAGCTAGCCCGCAAACTGACGCTCCCCCCCGAACGGCTCAAAATTATCGAGCGGGCCGCCATCCTCCATGACATCGGAAAGATCGGCATCGACCTGAACCTTCTCCACAAAGAAGGAAAGCTCTCTCCCGAGGAAATTCACGACCTCCAGCAGCATCCAGTCATCGGCATGAGGATTCTGGAGCCCATCGACTTCCTCCAGGACGTCCGCATCTGCATCGGCCAACACCACGAGCGGTACGACGGCCGGGGCTACCCGAACCGCATCCCTGCCGGCGAACTCCTTCTGGAGTCGCGCATCCTCGCCATCGCCGACGCCTTTGACGCCATGACATCAGACCGCCCCTACCGCAAAGCGCTTCCCGTTGAAGCGGCGGCAAAGGAACTGATCGACCATGCCGGAGCCCAGTTCGACCCGGAACTGGTGCCTCACTTTATCGAACTCATCGAGAGCGGCACCTTCGGCTTCTCCTGCGATAAATCCGACATGGAAGAGACCCCGATGCGGGAACGGCGCAAAGTGGTCCCCCTCAGCGACTACGGCATCCGCATCGGTTGA
- a CDS encoding methyltransferase domain-containing protein yields MIDRRRVRHSFHRQALEYDAHAAVQKRVVERFLQILDDEVGSPLRILDVGAGTGLLARQLADCHPAALLSCVDLAPGMAATARQRLGSRALVAVADAEHLPFAGASFDCVVSTSTFQWLTTLDAAFGEVWRVLAPGGLFAFALFGHGTFHELKDSYRSALTAVGREDEDRTQRFFTEAEAGAALERTGFGVRRLCVEDEVEWHPDVPAFLRSVKRVGAGNASPLRGRGLAERRVMVEMMRVYGERYGGERGIPATYTVIYGVGVKSGRK; encoded by the coding sequence GTGATTGACCGCCGCAGGGTGAGACATTCCTTCCACCGGCAGGCCCTGGAGTACGACGCCCATGCAGCTGTCCAGAAACGGGTCGTGGAACGGTTTCTCCAGATCTTGGACGACGAGGTGGGCTCTCCCCTCCGGATCCTCGACGTGGGGGCGGGCACCGGACTCCTGGCCCGTCAGCTTGCCGACTGTCACCCCGCGGCGCTTCTCTCCTGCGTCGACCTGGCCCCCGGCATGGCCGCAACGGCGCGACAACGCCTCGGCTCCCGGGCACTGGTGGCCGTGGCAGATGCGGAACACCTCCCCTTTGCCGGCGCCTCGTTCGACTGCGTCGTCTCCACCTCCACCTTCCAGTGGCTCACCACCCTCGACGCCGCTTTTGGCGAGGTGTGGCGGGTGCTGGCCCCCGGCGGGCTCTTCGCCTTCGCCCTCTTCGGCCACGGCACCTTCCACGAGCTGAAAGACTCCTACCGGTCTGCTCTGACCGCCGTGGGGCGCGAGGATGAGGACCGGACCCAGCGCTTTTTCACCGAAGCCGAGGCCGGAGCGGCCCTGGAGCGGACCGGCTTCGGGGTGAGGCGCCTCTGCGTCGAGGATGAGGTGGAGTGGCACCCGGACGTGCCGGCTTTCCTCCGCTCCGTGAAGCGGGTCGGTGCCGGCAACGCCTCGCCGCTCCGGGGCCGGGGCCTCGCGGAGCGGCGGGTCATGGTGGAGATGATGCGGGTCTACGGGGAACGGTACGGCGGGGAGCGGGGGATTCCGGCCACCTACACGGTGATTTACGGGGTGGGAGTGAAGAGTGGGCGCAAGTAG
- a CDS encoding ABC transporter ATP-binding protein has protein sequence MPDLLTVKGLTTRFRLSVGDVHAVNGVDFTVAEGETVAVVGESGCGKSVTALSLLRLILPPGVITAGEIVFEGRDLLRLSDEEMQDIRGNRIAMIFQEPMTSLNPVFPIGRQIAEGLIIHRGVSRREALEEAERLLAQVGIPSPAERLRDYPHQLSGGMRQRVMIAMALACKPRLLIADEPTTALDVTIQAQILELMDRLREEHRMALLLITHDLGVVAERANRTLVMYAGQIVEEGPTGTLLTTPLHPYTEGLLASLPQRSEPGRPLTTIPGHVPSLFGDLPGCGFCSRCPQKQWECDRETPQLREITPGHRVRCWKYR, from the coding sequence GTGCCGGACCTTCTCACCGTCAAAGGGCTCACCACCCGCTTCCGCCTCTCAGTGGGGGACGTTCATGCCGTGAACGGCGTCGACTTCACCGTGGCCGAAGGCGAGACCGTGGCCGTCGTGGGGGAATCCGGATGCGGCAAGAGCGTGACCGCCCTGTCGCTTCTGCGCCTAATCCTCCCCCCCGGCGTGATCACGGCAGGCGAAATCGTTTTTGAAGGACGCGACCTCCTCCGCCTCAGCGACGAAGAAATGCAGGACATCCGCGGAAACCGGATCGCCATGATCTTCCAGGAGCCCATGACCTCCCTGAACCCGGTATTTCCCATCGGCCGGCAGATAGCCGAGGGGTTGATCATCCACCGGGGAGTCTCCCGGCGGGAGGCGCTGGAGGAAGCGGAGCGACTCCTGGCACAGGTGGGGATCCCCTCCCCAGCCGAAAGGCTCCGGGACTACCCCCACCAGCTTTCGGGAGGGATGCGCCAGAGGGTCATGATCGCCATGGCCCTTGCCTGCAAACCCCGGCTCCTCATTGCCGACGAACCGACCACCGCCCTCGACGTAACCATCCAGGCCCAGATTCTGGAGCTCATGGACCGGCTCAGGGAAGAGCACCGGATGGCGCTTCTCCTCATCACCCACGACCTGGGGGTGGTGGCCGAGCGGGCCAACCGGACCCTTGTCATGTATGCGGGACAAATCGTGGAAGAAGGCCCGACGGGCACGCTTCTCACCACCCCCCTCCACCCCTACACCGAAGGGCTCCTCGCCTCGCTCCCCCAGCGGAGCGAACCGGGCCGCCCCCTCACGACGATACCGGGCCACGTGCCGAGCCTCTTCGGGGATCTCCCCGGTTGCGGTTTCTGCTCCCGCTGCCCGCAGAAACAGTGGGAATGCGACCGTGAAACACCTCAGCTCAGGGAAATCACGCCGGGACACCGGGTCCGGTGCTGGAAATACCGATGA
- a CDS encoding ArsR/SmtB family transcription factor: protein MDFDISRNFSEEAEIFKVLGHPIRLKIVAGLCTRECNVKHIWECLGLPQATVSQHLALLKNKGIIEGKRDGVEVHYSVVHPLAKKLIEVLG, encoded by the coding sequence ATGGACTTCGACATCAGCAGGAATTTCTCCGAGGAAGCGGAAATCTTCAAGGTGCTCGGCCACCCGATCCGGCTCAAGATCGTTGCAGGGCTCTGTACGCGGGAGTGCAACGTGAAGCATATCTGGGAGTGCCTCGGACTTCCCCAGGCCACCGTCTCCCAGCATCTGGCCCTTCTGAAGAACAAGGGAATCATCGAGGGGAAGCGGGACGGGGTGGAAGTCCACTACTCGGTGGTACATCCCCTGGCCAAGAAACTCATCGAGGTTCTCGGCTGA
- a CDS encoding metallophosphoesterase family protein has protein sequence MKRTQLSRRFVIPDIHGCALTLDRLLREVIHLRRSDELYLLGDYIDRGPRSREVLDILMGLTLKGYRVFPVRGNHEEMLLESCGDRNMFRMWFENGGRATLDSFGVEDACEIPLPYRRFMAEMPYYRILPDFVLLHASLNFAIPSPFADTEAMLWSRSLEVRKEVIGGRRVIGGHTPMSRSEILRGLSTDRIVLDNGCVYRERAGMGCLAALELDSMTLSFQENID, from the coding sequence TTGAAAAGAACCCAACTCTCCCGCCGCTTTGTCATCCCCGATATCCACGGCTGCGCCCTGACTCTGGACCGCCTTCTCCGGGAAGTCATCCACCTGAGACGCAGCGACGAGCTCTATCTCCTGGGGGACTACATCGACCGGGGCCCCCGCAGCAGGGAAGTCCTCGACATCCTCATGGGGCTCACCCTGAAAGGATATCGGGTCTTCCCCGTGCGGGGAAACCACGAGGAGATGCTCCTGGAGAGCTGCGGCGACCGCAACATGTTCCGGATGTGGTTCGAAAACGGCGGTCGCGCCACCCTCGACAGTTTCGGCGTGGAGGATGCTTGCGAGATCCCTCTCCCTTACCGCCGCTTCATGGCCGAGATGCCCTACTATCGCATTCTACCCGACTTCGTGCTGCTCCACGCGAGTCTCAACTTTGCCATCCCCTCCCCCTTTGCCGACACCGAGGCAATGCTCTGGAGCCGATCCCTGGAGGTCCGCAAGGAGGTGATCGGTGGCCGGCGCGTCATCGGCGGCCACACCCCCATGAGCCGCTCAGAAATTCTCAGGGGACTTTCCACCGACCGTATCGTCCTCGACAACGGCTGCGTCTACCGGGAGCGGGCCGGCATGGGGTGCCTGGCCGCCCTGGAGCTGGACTCAATGACCCTCTCTTTTCAGGAAAATATTGATTAA
- a CDS encoding class I SAM-dependent rRNA methyltransferase, translating to METTTIRVTLNRGEDRRIKGGHPWVFSNEIREAKGERIPGATAEVYDVGGGFLGTGYYNPHSLIAVRLLSREREEIDSPAFFKERINQALKLRRSLYPDMATFRVVHGEGDFLPGLVVDKYGDRLSVQILTAGIEARRGAIVEALVELFAPKGIIARNDVAVRSLEGLAETVEILYREIPETVEAEEHGLRFRVDLAGGQKTGHFLDQKENHLVLKGMAAGKRVLDCFSYSGSWGVHAAAFGAAEVTCLDISERAAALARENAALNGLEGVVSVEVCDAFDRLRSLRHEGRRFDVVVLDPPAFVKNKKALKEAEKGYLTINRRGLELLDAGGYLITCSCSYHMGRELFRDLLAQAARQAGRQVRIVETRSQAPDHPALLAVPETEYLKCFVLQCV from the coding sequence ATGGAAACGACCACTATCCGCGTGACCCTCAACCGTGGCGAAGACCGCCGAATCAAGGGAGGCCACCCCTGGGTCTTCAGTAACGAGATCCGGGAGGCAAAGGGGGAACGGATCCCCGGCGCCACCGCCGAGGTCTACGATGTGGGGGGCGGGTTTCTCGGCACCGGCTACTACAACCCCCACTCCCTCATCGCGGTGCGGCTCCTCTCCCGGGAGCGGGAGGAGATCGACTCGCCGGCGTTTTTCAAGGAGCGAATCAACCAGGCGTTGAAACTGCGTCGCAGCCTCTACCCGGACATGGCCACCTTCCGGGTCGTCCACGGCGAAGGGGACTTTCTCCCCGGTCTCGTCGTCGACAAGTACGGCGACCGGCTTTCGGTCCAGATACTGACCGCGGGGATAGAGGCACGCCGGGGAGCCATCGTGGAGGCCCTCGTGGAACTTTTCGCCCCCAAGGGGATCATCGCCCGCAACGACGTGGCCGTGCGGTCACTGGAGGGGCTGGCGGAAACCGTGGAAATTTTGTATAGAGAGATCCCGGAGACGGTGGAGGCGGAGGAGCACGGTCTGCGCTTCCGGGTCGACCTGGCCGGAGGCCAGAAGACTGGCCACTTTCTGGACCAGAAGGAAAACCATCTCGTACTGAAGGGAATGGCTGCAGGAAAGAGGGTTCTGGACTGTTTCTCCTACTCGGGGAGTTGGGGAGTCCATGCCGCGGCCTTTGGTGCCGCGGAAGTGACCTGCCTCGACATCTCGGAGCGGGCCGCGGCCCTTGCCCGGGAGAACGCGGCCCTGAACGGGCTTGAAGGAGTGGTGAGCGTGGAGGTCTGCGACGCCTTTGACCGGCTCCGGAGCCTGAGGCACGAGGGGCGGCGCTTCGACGTGGTGGTCCTCGATCCCCCTGCCTTCGTGAAGAACAAGAAGGCGTTGAAGGAGGCGGAGAAGGGATATCTCACCATCAATCGGCGTGGGTTGGAACTCCTCGACGCTGGAGGGTACCTGATCACCTGCTCCTGTTCCTACCACATGGGGCGGGAGTTGTTCAGGGATCTCCTGGCCCAGGCGGCCCGCCAGGCGGGGCGTCAGGTGCGGATCGTGGAGACCCGCTCCCAGGCCCCGGATCACCCCGCGCTCCTGGCCGTGCCGGAGACCGAGTACCTCAAGTGTTTCGTGCTGCAGTGCGTGTAA